In a single window of the Massilia oculi genome:
- a CDS encoding aminotransferase class I/II-fold pyridoxal phosphate-dependent enzyme, with product MTPTRDRRAIPSVPVLSSDTFTGRGHTLPALDDAPAVQPVTSGRIAIGMALRALGVGPGDRVLVPAYHSPSMIPPVHWRGAEAVFYRVHPDTTADLDDVASKLGPGVKAVMATHFFGFPQDLRALRALCDAHGAALIEDCAHCYFGERDGVAVGASGDYAIGSSMKFFPVFEGGCLVSHRHALPSDLHGGGRGFEAKAALGALEASFGHGRLPLLQAALALPLRLKTMLWNRVKARREAHSKTSAGPAPALAPSSSDSSFDFDPRWVDRRSSWFSRSVLRRAGRARLVDARRRNYLELMRALAGAPGWQPLFAALPAGACPWVFPLLAEHPEALFERLRAAGVPMVRFGASLWPGVDAGVCANSVALGRRLFGLPVHQELRDDERAWLAATVRRALEGAGEAAGAAA from the coding sequence ATGACCCCTACCCGCGATCGCCGAGCCATTCCCTCCGTTCCGGTGCTTTCGTCCGACACGTTCACTGGCCGGGGCCACACCCTGCCGGCACTGGACGACGCGCCCGCGGTGCAGCCGGTCACGAGCGGCCGGATCGCGATCGGCATGGCGCTGCGCGCGCTCGGCGTCGGCCCGGGCGACCGGGTGCTGGTGCCGGCCTACCACAGCCCCTCGATGATTCCGCCCGTGCACTGGCGCGGGGCCGAGGCGGTGTTCTATCGTGTCCATCCCGACACCACGGCCGACCTCGACGACGTGGCGAGTAAACTGGGGCCCGGCGTGAAGGCCGTCATGGCCACCCATTTCTTCGGCTTCCCGCAAGACCTGCGCGCCCTGCGCGCGCTGTGCGACGCTCACGGCGCCGCCCTGATCGAGGATTGCGCCCACTGCTACTTCGGCGAGCGCGATGGCGTCGCGGTCGGCGCCAGCGGCGACTATGCAATCGGCAGCAGCATGAAATTCTTCCCCGTCTTCGAAGGCGGCTGCCTGGTCTCGCATCGGCACGCGCTTCCGTCGGACCTGCACGGCGGCGGCCGTGGCTTCGAAGCCAAAGCCGCGCTCGGCGCGCTCGAGGCCAGCTTCGGCCACGGTCGCCTGCCCTTGCTGCAAGCCGCGCTGGCCCTGCCGCTGCGCCTGAAGACCATGCTGTGGAATCGGGTCAAGGCGCGCAGGGAGGCGCACAGCAAGACAAGCGCCGGCCCGGCCCCGGCGCTGGCCCCGTCCTCGTCGGACAGCAGCTTCGATTTCGATCCGCGCTGGGTCGACCGCCGCTCGTCATGGTTCTCGCGCAGCGTCCTGCGGCGCGCCGGGCGCGCGCGCCTGGTCGACGCACGGCGCCGCAACTACCTGGAACTGATGCGCGCGCTGGCCGGCGCGCCTGGCTGGCAGCCGCTGTTCGCGGCGCTGCCCGCCGGCGCCTGCCCCTGGGTGTTCCCGCTGCTGGCCGAGCATCCGGAAGCGCTGTTCGAACGCCTGCGCGCCGCCGGCGTGCCGATGGTGCGCTTCGGCGCCAGCCTGTGGCCCGGGGTCGACGCCGGCGTGTGCGCCAACAGCGTGGCGCTCGGCCGGCGCCTGTTCGGCCTGCCCGTGCACCAGGAATTGCGCGATGACGAACGCGCCTGGCTGGCCGCCACCGTGCGCCGCGCGCTGGAAGGCGCGGGGGAAGCGGCGGGAGCGGCGGCATGA
- a CDS encoding GNAT family N-acetyltransferase, translated as MNWRVVPAADLLARPEHLERWRRLHRDSAGSPLLAPEFAVAALSVFGSGRERLAWHERDGETDIMTILAPSRGGAWNTFQPSQAPVGLWLQRDAQAPAVLPELLRQLPGAALMLGVTQCDPMLMPRPADAADGGLRTLDYIETARVTLPASFDDYWNTRGKNLRGNLRKQRKRLQDDGVPTRLQASRAAHEMAAAVEDYGRLESAGWKAKDGTAVAAGNEQGRFYRAMLEAFAAMDAACVYRYFIGERLAAMDLCVEGGDCIVVLKTAYDESIGNGLSPALLMREEATRDIIASRRFERIEFYGRVMEWHLRWTDEVRTMYHLNAYRWPWLGRLHARAAGR; from the coding sequence ATGAACTGGCGCGTGGTCCCGGCCGCCGACCTGCTCGCCCGGCCCGAGCACCTGGAGCGCTGGCGCCGCCTGCACCGGGACAGCGCCGGCTCGCCGCTGCTGGCGCCCGAGTTCGCGGTCGCCGCGCTGTCCGTGTTCGGCAGCGGCCGCGAGCGGCTGGCCTGGCATGAGCGCGATGGCGAGACCGACATCATGACGATCCTGGCGCCGTCGCGCGGCGGCGCCTGGAACACCTTCCAGCCTTCGCAGGCGCCGGTCGGCCTGTGGCTGCAGCGCGACGCGCAGGCGCCCGCGGTGCTGCCCGAGCTGCTGCGCCAGCTTCCCGGCGCCGCCCTGATGCTCGGCGTCACCCAATGCGACCCGATGCTGATGCCCCGTCCCGCCGATGCGGCCGACGGCGGCCTGCGCACCCTGGACTATATCGAGACCGCCCGCGTCACCCTGCCGGCCAGCTTCGACGACTACTGGAACACGCGCGGCAAGAACCTGCGCGGCAACCTGCGCAAGCAGCGCAAGCGCCTGCAGGACGACGGCGTGCCGACCCGGCTCCAGGCCAGCCGCGCGGCGCACGAGATGGCGGCCGCGGTCGAGGACTACGGGCGCCTGGAAAGCGCCGGCTGGAAGGCGAAGGACGGCACCGCCGTCGCCGCCGGCAACGAGCAGGGCCGCTTCTACCGCGCCATGCTGGAAGCCTTCGCCGCCATGGACGCGGCCTGCGTCTACCGCTACTTCATCGGCGAGCGGCTGGCGGCGATGGACTTGTGCGTCGAGGGGGGCGACTGCATCGTCGTGCTCAAGACGGCGTACGACGAGAGCATCGGCAACGGCCTGTCGCCGGCGCTCCTGATGCGCGAGGAAGCCACGCGCGACATCATCGCGTCGCGCCGCTTCGAGCGCATCGAATTCTATGGCCGGGTGATGGAGTGGCACCTGCGCTGGACCGACGAGGTGCGCACCATGTACCACCTGAACGCCTATCGCTGGCCCTGGCTGGGCCGGCTGCACGCGCGCGCCGCCGGGCGCTGA
- a CDS encoding polysaccharide deacetylase family protein has protein sequence MLSTTNHVAARLAAGRPPVLIVIVDTEEEFAWDRPFDRANVDTASVAAQPLMHERVFDRFGIVPAYMVDWPVATAPQAVATLRRLMQEGRCDIGTQLHPWVSPPYEEQVTRFNSYAGNLPRELELAKLRMLTNAIGDAFGRAPTAFKAGRYGLGPHSAEAAAALGYEIDASVVPYTRFEEDGAPDFRAFDEHPYWFEAGGRRLLELPVTTGYAGWLRGMGSRLFDLARSPAGRALRMGGVLARTRALERIRLSPEVASGDEMRRLTRALRAGGCEVFSLTYHSPSLVPGHTPYVRDAADRERLISSIHDYCAWFRDEIGGQFMALSQVGAALAPQAVSVTRTLETVR, from the coding sequence ATGCTAAGCACAACCAACCATGTAGCGGCCAGGCTGGCGGCCGGGCGACCGCCGGTCCTGATCGTGATCGTCGATACCGAGGAAGAATTCGCCTGGGACCGGCCATTCGACCGCGCCAACGTCGATACCGCCTCGGTCGCGGCCCAGCCCCTGATGCACGAGCGCGTGTTCGACCGTTTCGGGATCGTGCCGGCATATATGGTCGACTGGCCGGTGGCCACCGCCCCGCAGGCCGTCGCCACCCTGCGCCGCCTGATGCAGGAAGGACGCTGCGACATCGGCACCCAGCTGCACCCATGGGTCTCGCCGCCATATGAAGAACAGGTCACGCGCTTCAATTCCTACGCCGGCAATCTGCCGCGCGAGCTCGAACTGGCCAAGCTGCGCATGCTCACCAACGCCATCGGCGACGCCTTCGGCCGCGCCCCGACCGCCTTCAAGGCCGGCCGCTACGGCCTGGGGCCGCATAGCGCCGAGGCGGCGGCAGCGCTGGGCTACGAGATCGACGCCAGCGTGGTGCCCTACACCCGTTTCGAGGAAGACGGCGCCCCGGATTTTCGCGCCTTCGACGAGCATCCCTACTGGTTTGAGGCCGGCGGACGACGCCTGCTCGAGCTGCCGGTGACCACCGGCTACGCGGGCTGGCTGCGCGGCATGGGATCGCGCCTGTTCGACCTGGCGCGCAGCCCGGCGGGACGCGCGCTGCGCATGGGCGGCGTGCTGGCGCGCACCCGGGCGCTCGAGCGCATCCGTCTGAGTCCCGAAGTCGCCAGCGGCGACGAGATGCGGCGCCTGACGCGCGCGCTGCGCGCCGGCGGCTGCGAAGTGTTTTCGCTCACTTACCACAGCCCTTCGCTGGTGCCGGGGCACACGCCTTATGTGCGCGACGCGGCCGACCGCGAACGCCTGATCTCTTCGATCCACGATTATTGCGCCTGGTTCCGCGACGAGATCGGAGGCCAGTTCATGGCCTTGTCGCAGGTTGGCGCAGCGCTGGCGCCGCAAGCCGTGAGCGTGACGCGCACGCTCGAAACGGTGCGCTGA
- a CDS encoding glycosyltransferase family A protein encodes MSTPPVERGKLPFMLLSMVHTRDVLAYLVALKSFVRYANAERVVVVCDPSITDEDRAVLRQHVPHIELHHADEFVHPDIPRGGVWERLYAISGFVRETYVVQLDADTVTVQPIPEIVEGVRNGTGFVLADLPDTPLRQLPAVREHALRVLKPGAHIQTISESEMVNVGLPQDALYVRGCAGFTGFPRSETMRDAMLDFSRRMTAKLGEDWRRWGTEQVTSNYLVANARGTRSLPFPKYGTPDCATADTAFLHFIGSMRFINGKYEATSRDAIRSLGAAPDAAAPLAQSTTAR; translated from the coding sequence TTGTCGACCCCTCCGGTGGAGCGTGGCAAGCTGCCGTTCATGCTGCTGTCCATGGTCCATACCCGCGACGTTCTCGCGTATCTTGTCGCGCTCAAGTCCTTCGTCCGTTACGCTAACGCGGAGCGGGTCGTCGTGGTATGCGATCCCTCGATCACCGACGAGGACCGGGCCGTGCTGCGCCAGCATGTGCCGCACATCGAACTGCACCACGCCGACGAATTCGTCCATCCCGACATTCCGCGCGGCGGCGTGTGGGAAAGGCTGTACGCGATCTCGGGCTTCGTGCGCGAAACCTACGTGGTCCAGCTCGACGCCGATACCGTCACGGTCCAGCCGATCCCCGAAATCGTGGAAGGCGTGCGCAACGGCACCGGTTTCGTGCTGGCCGACCTGCCCGACACCCCGCTGCGGCAGCTGCCGGCGGTGCGCGAACATGCGCTGCGCGTGCTCAAGCCGGGCGCCCACATCCAGACCATTTCCGAGAGCGAGATGGTCAACGTCGGCCTGCCGCAGGACGCCCTGTACGTGCGCGGCTGCGCCGGGTTCACGGGCTTTCCGCGCTCGGAGACCATGCGCGACGCCATGCTCGATTTTTCGCGCCGCATGACCGCCAAGCTGGGCGAGGACTGGAGACGCTGGGGCACCGAGCAGGTGACCTCGAATTACCTCGTGGCCAACGCCCGCGGCACCCGTTCCCTGCCCTTCCCCAAGTACGGCACCCCCGATTGCGCCACCGCCGACACCGCCTTCCTGCACTTCATCGGCTCGATGCGCTTCATTAACGGCAAGTACGAAGCGACCTCGCGCGACGCGATCCGCTCGCTCGGCGCGGCGCCGGACGCCGCCGCTCCACTGGCGCAGTCGACCACGGCGCGCTGA
- a CDS encoding oligosaccharide flippase family protein — translation MANLRRSLFITFCSSTGSTALKFVVSVLLARILSPSEIGIFSMTLVLVNFAHVFRDFGVTHYIQREADLSADKLRSAAGVAYASSWLIALCLYLASGPVGAWFDEPGMVPVMQVLALGFVFIPFGSITNAMLSRRFEAQKQAYVNAAGTLSYCAACLILAKQGFGSMSLAWANLINILVCGLALVPHRPRELPWLPSFAHWRAVAKFGAGSLVSNTAAAVNNAIPDILLGKLGSASQVGLLSRANSTVQIFIHVAGSTVTYGAVSYLAQIFHRGESLAPVLTRATVLLTGVGWTALGLTAVLGHDIVLALYGPTWLESVPAILPLILAAASVMMFQYVGFALTAIGRPYMSAVFVLAILLSRIGFGVWLYDGSLVTFAWALCLATVLTTPLRAFIQRRYFGLGMGALLRALLPSAIVALGSSGAAMLLAIALPSTLAPLLRLLAMAPVIAVVWYLLLRLTRHELVGEVHRLAAPIKTRLALLRPNP, via the coding sequence ATGGCCAACCTGCGACGTTCGCTCTTCATCACCTTCTGTTCCTCGACCGGTTCGACGGCGCTCAAGTTCGTCGTCAGCGTGCTGCTGGCGCGCATCCTCAGCCCGAGCGAGATCGGCATCTTCTCGATGACGCTGGTGCTGGTGAACTTCGCCCACGTGTTCCGCGATTTCGGCGTCACCCACTATATCCAGCGCGAGGCCGACCTGTCGGCCGACAAGCTGCGCTCGGCGGCCGGCGTGGCCTATGCCTCGTCGTGGCTGATCGCCCTGTGCCTGTACCTGGCGAGCGGCCCGGTCGGCGCCTGGTTCGACGAACCCGGGATGGTGCCGGTGATGCAGGTGCTGGCGCTCGGCTTCGTGTTCATCCCGTTCGGCTCGATCACCAACGCCATGCTGTCGCGCCGCTTCGAGGCGCAGAAGCAGGCCTACGTGAACGCCGCCGGCACCCTCAGCTACTGCGCCGCCTGCCTGATCCTGGCCAAGCAGGGCTTCGGCAGCATGAGCCTGGCCTGGGCCAACCTGATCAACATCCTGGTGTGCGGCCTGGCCCTGGTCCCGCACCGCCCGCGCGAGCTGCCCTGGCTGCCCTCGTTCGCGCACTGGCGCGCGGTGGCCAAGTTCGGCGCCGGCTCGCTGGTGTCGAACACCGCCGCCGCCGTCAACAACGCGATCCCCGACATCCTGCTCGGCAAGCTCGGCTCGGCCAGCCAGGTCGGCCTGCTCAGCCGCGCCAATTCGACGGTCCAGATCTTCATCCACGTGGCCGGGTCGACCGTCACCTACGGCGCCGTCTCCTACCTGGCGCAGATCTTCCACCGCGGCGAATCGCTGGCGCCGGTGCTCACCCGCGCTACCGTGCTGCTGACCGGCGTGGGCTGGACCGCGCTGGGCCTGACGGCGGTGCTCGGCCACGACATCGTGCTGGCCCTGTACGGTCCCACCTGGCTCGAGTCGGTGCCGGCCATCCTGCCGTTGATCCTGGCCGCGGCGTCGGTGATGATGTTCCAGTATGTCGGCTTTGCCCTGACCGCGATCGGCCGCCCCTATATGAGCGCGGTGTTCGTGCTGGCCATCCTGCTGTCGCGCATCGGCTTCGGCGTCTGGCTGTACGACGGCTCCCTGGTGACCTTCGCCTGGGCGCTGTGCCTGGCGACGGTGCTGACCACGCCGCTGCGCGCCTTCATCCAGCGCCGCTACTTCGGCCTCGGCATGGGCGCCCTGCTGCGCGCCCTGCTGCCGAGCGCCATCGTGGCGCTGGGCAGCAGCGGCGCCGCCATGCTGCTGGCCATCGCGCTGCCGTCCACGCTGGCGCCGCTGCTGCGCCTGCTCGCCATGGCGCCGGTCATCGCCGTCGTCTGGTACCTGCTGCTGCGCCTGACGCGCCACGAACTGGTGGGCGAGGTGCACCGCCTGGCGGCCCCGATCAAGACCCGGCTGGCGCTGCTGCGCCCCAACCCGTGA
- a CDS encoding acyl carrier protein: MNTNQITIDQIKTILTDVLSLGDAGRQLDADSPLLGALPELDSMAVVSLIAALEEHFDIAIDDDDISASTFATLGSLAAFVDDKRGA; the protein is encoded by the coding sequence ATGAACACCAACCAAATCACCATCGACCAGATCAAGACCATCCTCACCGACGTGCTCAGCCTGGGCGACGCCGGCCGCCAGCTGGACGCCGACTCGCCCCTGCTGGGCGCGCTGCCGGAACTCGACTCGATGGCGGTGGTCAGCCTGATCGCCGCCCTCGAAGAACACTTCGACATCGCGATCGACGACGACGACATCAGCGCCAGCACCTTCGCCACGCTGGGCAGCCTGGCCGCTTTCGTGGACGACAAGCGCGGCGCATGA
- a CDS encoding hydrolase 2, exosortase A system-associated, translating into MKAAAGAPAEPFFLKVDGGQRFCLYHPPAGPARGTLLYVHPFAEELNRARRMAALQARAFAAAGHAVLQIDLAGCGDSSGDFGDARWELWKADLALAAAWLRERTDAPLRLWGLRLGALLALDYARTAAHPVAGMLLWQPVLKGSTYLTQFLRLRLAGALLADGDAGGGTAHLRAALLAGEALEIAGYDLDPRLARALEALEPLDAFRPACPVDWIEAVTQAGAEPSPGAARAAAAWRGAGVDLRLHPVHCAPFWTTTEITENAAWLETGTAALEARLHGH; encoded by the coding sequence ATGAAAGCCGCCGCCGGCGCGCCGGCCGAACCCTTCTTCCTGAAGGTGGATGGCGGCCAGCGCTTCTGCCTCTACCACCCGCCGGCCGGCCCGGCGCGCGGGACGCTGCTGTACGTGCATCCCTTCGCCGAAGAGCTGAACCGCGCGCGGCGCATGGCGGCGCTGCAGGCGCGCGCCTTCGCCGCCGCCGGCCACGCCGTGCTGCAGATCGACCTGGCCGGCTGCGGCGACAGCAGCGGCGACTTCGGCGACGCGCGCTGGGAACTGTGGAAAGCCGACCTGGCGCTGGCCGCGGCCTGGCTGCGGGAGAGAACGGATGCGCCGCTGCGGCTGTGGGGCCTGCGCCTGGGCGCCCTGCTGGCGCTCGACTATGCGCGCACGGCGGCGCACCCGGTGGCCGGCATGCTGCTGTGGCAGCCGGTGCTCAAGGGTTCCACCTATCTGACGCAGTTCCTGCGCCTGCGCCTGGCCGGCGCACTGCTGGCCGATGGCGACGCCGGCGGCGGGACGGCGCACTTGCGTGCGGCGCTGCTGGCCGGCGAAGCGCTCGAGATCGCCGGCTACGACCTCGATCCCCGCCTGGCGCGCGCGCTGGAGGCGCTCGAGCCGCTGGACGCCTTCCGCCCGGCCTGCCCGGTCGACTGGATCGAGGCGGTCACCCAGGCCGGCGCCGAGCCGTCCCCCGGCGCCGCGCGCGCCGCCGCCGCCTGGCGCGGCGCCGGCGTCGACCTGCGCCTGCACCCGGTCCACTGCGCGCCGTTCTGGACGACCACCGAGATCACCGAGAATGCGGCCTGGCTGGAGACCGGCACGGCCGCGCTGGAGGCAAGACTGCATGGGCATTGA
- a CDS encoding hydrolase 1, exosortase A system-associated, whose amino-acid sequence MGIEGVEIRHIEANIGANPGVDADGGPEERALAFDCGGERLYGILSLPARGAGASRGVLVVVGGPQYRAGSHRQFTLLARDLAQGGVPVLRFDYRGMGDSEGAIRPFDEVEDDLRAAIDAFMAAAPDLREVVLWGLCDAASAIGMYAARDPRVAGLVLLNPWVRTEDGLARATLRHYYRARLRDPAFWKQLLRGGLDWRRSLASLLALLRKARGTPAPAASGATATASLPERMRAGLQEFRGQVLLVISGADLTAREFCDLADADRAWKGVLAPPRVTRRQIDDADHTFSRRAWRDQVARWTAEWLRSW is encoded by the coding sequence ATGGGCATTGAAGGCGTGGAGATCAGGCATATAGAAGCCAATATTGGCGCCAATCCCGGCGTGGATGCGGACGGCGGCCCCGAGGAACGCGCGCTCGCCTTCGACTGCGGCGGCGAACGGCTGTACGGCATCCTGAGCCTTCCCGCCCGGGGCGCCGGCGCCAGCCGCGGCGTGCTGGTGGTCGTGGGCGGCCCGCAATACCGGGCCGGCAGCCACCGCCAGTTCACCCTGCTGGCGCGCGACCTGGCGCAGGGCGGGGTGCCCGTGCTGCGCTTCGACTACCGCGGCATGGGCGATAGCGAAGGCGCCATCCGTCCGTTCGACGAGGTCGAGGACGACCTGCGCGCCGCGATCGATGCCTTCATGGCGGCGGCGCCGGACTTGCGCGAAGTGGTGCTGTGGGGCTTGTGCGACGCCGCCTCGGCGATCGGCATGTACGCCGCGCGCGACCCGCGCGTGGCCGGCCTGGTGCTGCTCAATCCCTGGGTGCGCACCGAGGACGGCCTGGCGCGCGCCACCCTGCGCCATTACTACCGCGCGCGCCTGCGCGACCCGGCGTTCTGGAAACAGCTACTGCGCGGAGGGCTCGACTGGCGGCGCTCGCTGGCGTCGCTGCTGGCGCTGCTGCGCAAGGCCAGGGGCACGCCCGCGCCCGCCGCCAGCGGCGCCACCGCCACGGCCTCGCTGCCGGAACGGATGCGCGCCGGCCTGCAGGAGTTTCGCGGGCAGGTGCTGCTGGTGATCTCCGGCGCCGACCTGACCGCGCGCGAATTCTGCGACCTGGCCGACGCCGACCGCGCCTGGAAAGGCGTGCTGGCCCCGCCGCGCGTGACGCGGCGCCAGATCGACGACGCCGACCATACCTTCTCGCGCCGCGCCTGGCGCGATCAGGTCGCGCGCTGGACGGCCGAATGGCTGCGGTCCTGGTAA
- a CDS encoding right-handed parallel beta-helix repeat-containing protein, translated as MRRGARLALAATVLAGCGVAAGLFALERAGVMPRTLAPYIEKRSSGHHAVIVGAGRFASRGLLALDRGAAGGAAPDLAALTLGAQPKPAGSVGTDASVVTGVAALRAAMAAATPGTTMTLAPGTYRIERRALEASRPGSAGAPVVVRAAQPGTVTLLSNVPVAIRVNAPHWRFENLAIDGACAAHDDCEHAFQVTGAASHFAAVNNTLQGFNAHFKINGAGGRFPDHGLIEANTLSNPAPRATRRPVTPIDLVAASDWTVRGNIIRDFIKAGGDRISYGAFAKGGGSGNLFERNLVWCEQTLAGQPGQRVGLSLGGGGTGKPYCRDGRCITEQERGVLRANLVVGCSDVGIYLNSAADTRIEDNTLVDTAGIDVRFATSSARIDGNLVDGPVRSRDGGLLRLGDNRAAALWRSYAGLHPVRALFAAPAGGDFRWRGAAPERAEPRQDGVDLCGAPRSQAKAYGAFEDFGACLRR; from the coding sequence GCTTGAACGCGCCGGCGTGATGCCGCGTACCCTGGCGCCATACATCGAAAAGCGCAGCAGCGGCCACCATGCCGTCATCGTCGGCGCCGGCCGGTTCGCCAGCCGCGGCCTGCTGGCGCTGGACCGCGGCGCAGCGGGCGGCGCCGCCCCGGACCTGGCGGCATTGACGCTGGGCGCCCAGCCGAAGCCGGCCGGGTCCGTCGGCACTGATGCCAGCGTGGTCACCGGCGTGGCCGCCCTGCGCGCCGCCATGGCCGCGGCCACGCCCGGCACGACGATGACGCTGGCGCCAGGCACCTACCGCATCGAGCGCCGCGCACTCGAGGCCAGCCGGCCCGGTAGCGCCGGGGCACCGGTCGTGGTGCGCGCCGCCCAACCGGGCACGGTGACCTTGCTGTCGAACGTGCCGGTCGCGATCCGGGTCAACGCCCCGCACTGGCGCTTCGAGAACCTGGCCATCGACGGCGCCTGCGCCGCCCACGACGACTGCGAGCACGCCTTCCAGGTGACCGGGGCGGCCAGCCATTTCGCGGCCGTCAACAACACCCTGCAAGGCTTCAACGCCCACTTCAAGATCAACGGCGCGGGCGGACGCTTTCCCGACCATGGCCTGATCGAGGCGAACACCCTGTCCAATCCGGCGCCGCGCGCGACGCGTCGACCAGTGACCCCGATCGACCTGGTCGCGGCCAGCGACTGGACGGTGCGCGGCAACATCATCCGCGACTTCATCAAGGCGGGCGGCGACCGCATCAGCTATGGCGCCTTCGCCAAGGGCGGCGGCAGCGGCAATCTGTTCGAGCGCAATCTGGTGTGGTGCGAGCAAACGCTGGCCGGCCAGCCCGGCCAGCGCGTCGGGCTGTCGCTGGGCGGCGGCGGCACCGGCAAGCCGTATTGCCGCGACGGCCGCTGCATCACGGAACAAGAGCGCGGTGTCTTGCGCGCCAACCTGGTCGTCGGTTGTTCCGACGTCGGCATCTACCTCAACAGCGCGGCCGATACCCGGATCGAGGACAACACCCTGGTCGACACCGCCGGCATCGACGTGCGCTTCGCCACCAGCAGCGCGCGCATCGACGGCAACCTGGTCGACGGTCCGGTCCGCAGCCGCGACGGCGGCCTGCTGCGCCTCGGGGACAACCGCGCTGCGGCCTTGTGGCGTTCGTATGCGGGACTGCACCCGGTGCGCGCCTTGTTCGCGGCGCCGGCGGGCGGCGACTTCCGCTGGCGCGGCGCCGCGCCCGAGCGCGCCGAGCCGCGCCAGGATGGCGTCGACTTGTGCGGCGCTCCACGCAGCCAGGCGAAGGCCTACGGCGCCTTCGAGGATTTCGGCGCCTGCCTGCGCCGCTGA